From Streptomyces griseorubiginosus, one genomic window encodes:
- a CDS encoding bifunctional metallophosphatase/5'-nucleotidase has translation MPLNRRKFLEKSAVTGAGVALAGAVGVPAAQAAESGRKPVKRYSLTVMGTTDLHGHVFNWDYFKDAEYKDAAGNAQGLSRISTLVNQVRKEKGRCNTLLLDAGDTIQGTPLTYYYAKVDPITAKGGPVHPMAAAMNAIGYDAVALGNHEFNYGIETLRKFEEQCDFPLLGANALDAKTLKPAFPPYFIKKFHVKGAPPVKVAVLGLTNPGIAIWDKAYVQGKLTFPGLEEQAAKWVPKLRSMGADVVVVSAHSGSSGTSSYGDQLPYVENSAALVAQQVPGIDAILVGHAHVEIPELKVTNTKTGKTVVLSEPLAYAERLSLFDFELVFEKGRWSVESVSSKVLNSNSVADDPKITKLLKDDHDVVVKYVNQVVGTATATLTTVEARYKDAPIIDLITKVQEDVVRAALAGTEYASLPVIAQASPFSRTSEIPAGEVTIRDLSSLYVYDNTLVAKLLTGAQIRAYLEYSAEYFVRTAAGAAVDVEKLTNANNRPDYNYDYMSGLSYDIDIAQAAGSRIRNLTWNGAALDDAQKFVFAVNNYRANGGGAFPHVASATELWSESTEIRTRIAEWVTAKGVLDPKDFASVDWKLTRDGTPVF, from the coding sequence ATGCCCTTGAACCGCAGGAAGTTCCTGGAGAAGTCCGCCGTGACCGGGGCGGGGGTCGCGCTGGCGGGTGCCGTGGGAGTTCCTGCCGCGCAGGCGGCGGAGAGCGGGAGGAAGCCGGTGAAGCGGTACTCGCTCACGGTCATGGGCACCACCGACCTGCACGGTCATGTCTTCAACTGGGACTACTTCAAGGACGCGGAGTACAAGGACGCGGCGGGCAACGCGCAGGGTCTGTCGCGGATCTCGACGCTGGTGAACCAGGTCCGCAAGGAGAAGGGCCGCTGCAACACGCTGCTCCTGGACGCGGGCGACACGATCCAGGGCACTCCGCTGACGTACTACTACGCGAAGGTCGACCCGATCACCGCCAAGGGCGGTCCGGTGCATCCGATGGCCGCGGCCATGAACGCCATCGGGTACGACGCCGTGGCGCTCGGCAACCACGAGTTCAACTACGGCATCGAGACGCTGCGCAAGTTCGAGGAGCAGTGCGACTTCCCGCTGCTCGGTGCGAACGCGCTGGACGCGAAGACGCTGAAGCCCGCTTTCCCGCCGTACTTCATCAAGAAGTTCCACGTGAAGGGCGCGCCGCCGGTCAAGGTCGCGGTGCTGGGTCTGACCAACCCGGGTATCGCGATCTGGGACAAGGCGTATGTGCAGGGGAAGTTGACGTTCCCGGGGCTCGAGGAGCAGGCCGCGAAGTGGGTGCCGAAGCTGCGGTCGATGGGTGCGGACGTGGTGGTCGTGTCGGCGCACTCGGGGTCCTCCGGCACGTCGTCGTACGGTGACCAGCTGCCGTACGTGGAGAACTCGGCGGCGCTGGTGGCGCAGCAGGTGCCGGGGATCGACGCGATCCTGGTCGGGCACGCGCATGTGGAGATCCCGGAGCTGAAGGTCACCAACACGAAGACCGGGAAGACGGTGGTGCTGTCGGAGCCGTTGGCGTACGCGGAGCGGCTGTCGCTGTTCGACTTCGAGCTGGTCTTCGAGAAGGGCCGTTGGTCGGTCGAGTCGGTGTCGTCGAAGGTGCTCAACTCGAACTCGGTGGCGGACGACCCGAAGATCACCAAGCTGCTGAAGGACGACCACGACGTCGTCGTGAAGTACGTCAACCAGGTGGTCGGGACGGCGACGGCCACGCTGACGACGGTCGAGGCGCGGTACAAGGACGCCCCGATCATCGACCTGATCACGAAGGTGCAGGAGGACGTGGTCAGGGCGGCGCTGGCGGGCACGGAGTACGCCTCGCTGCCTGTGATCGCGCAGGCCTCGCCGTTCTCGCGGACCTCGGAGATCCCGGCCGGCGAGGTGACGATCCGGGACCTGTCCAGCCTGTACGTGTACGACAACACGCTGGTGGCGAAGCTGCTGACGGGTGCGCAGATCAGGGCGTACCTGGAGTACTCGGCGGAGTACTTCGTGCGGACGGCGGCGGGGGCGGCCGTGGACGTGGAGAAGCTGACGAACGCGAACAACCGTCCGGACTACAACTACGACTACATGTCGGGGCTGTCGTACGACATCGACATCGCGCAGGCGGCCGGTTCGCGGATCAGGAACCTGACCTGGAACGGTGCCGCGCTGGACGACGCGCAGAAGTTCGTGTTCGCGGTGAACAACTACCGCGCCAACGGCGGCGGCGCGTTCCCGCACGTGGCCTCCGCCACCGAGCTGTGGTCGGAGTCGACGGAGATCCGCACGCGGATCGCGGAGTGGGTGACCGCGAAGGGTGTGCTGGACCCGAAGGACTTCGCGTCGGTGGACTGGAAGCTCACACGGGACGGGACGCCGGTGTTCTAG
- a CDS encoding SIMPL domain-containing protein: MTVPYGTPDAPRIAVRGEAHLEVDPELARIGVTVASRGKDRRTALDDLTRRNAGVLDLLKSYGDAVEHLETGSFSVTPELKEHGRGERVHAYHGRVTITAELTDFTALGELTTRLADQELTRVDGPWWALRRDSPVYREARQQAVREAVQRAKEYAEALDTSLASLLELADIGAEDPEPRFVGKASRARSMAYEVAADTSAAPLDLEPQRQHVYAHVNARFTMAPPRL; encoded by the coding sequence ATGACCGTTCCCTACGGCACCCCCGACGCACCCCGCATCGCCGTCCGCGGCGAAGCCCACCTCGAAGTCGACCCCGAACTCGCCCGCATCGGCGTCACCGTCGCCTCCCGCGGCAAGGACCGCCGCACCGCCCTCGACGACCTCACCCGCCGCAACGCCGGCGTCCTGGACCTCCTGAAGTCCTACGGCGACGCCGTCGAACACCTCGAGACCGGCTCCTTCTCCGTCACCCCCGAACTCAAGGAACACGGCCGCGGCGAACGCGTCCACGCCTACCACGGCCGCGTCACCATCACCGCGGAACTCACCGACTTCACAGCCTTGGGGGAGCTGACGACCCGACTGGCCGACCAGGAGTTGACGCGGGTCGACGGACCCTGGTGGGCCCTGCGCCGTGACTCACCCGTCTACCGCGAAGCCAGGCAACAGGCGGTACGGGAAGCCGTCCAGCGGGCGAAGGAGTACGCGGAGGCGCTGGATACGTCTTTGGCGTCCCTCCTCGAACTGGCGGACATCGGCGCCGAGGACCCCGAACCCCGCTTCGTCGGCAAGGCCAGCCGCGCCCGCTCCATGGCCTACGAGGTCGCAGCCGACACCTCGGCCGCCCCACTCGACCTCGAACCCCAGCGCCAACACGTCTACGCCCACGTCAACGCACGTTTCACGATGGCACCACCGAGGCTGTGA
- the pyk gene encoding pyruvate kinase, with the protein MRRAKIVCTLGPATDSYDQIKDLVDAGMDVARFNLSHGSYAEHEERYHRVRKASDETGRSVGLLADLQGPKIRLGHFGEGPVLLERGDTFTITVEEGVEGDQRQCGTTYAGLAGDVSVGERILVDDGKVCLEVTSVEGPRVHTRVVEGGMVSDHKGLNLPGVAVSVPALSEKDEEDLRWALRMGFDVIALSFVRSGRDIEDVHRIMDSAGRRVPVIAKVEKPQAVDAIEDIVAAFDGIMVARGDLGVEMPLEQVPIVQKRAIKLAKRNAKPVIVATQMLDSMIENSRPTRAEASDVANAVIDGTDAVMLSGETSVGKYAVETVRTMAKIVEAAEEDILAKGLPPLTERNKPRTQGGAVARAAAEMGDFLGAKFLVAFTQSGDTVRRLSRYRSPIPLLAFTPEPATRSQLSLTWGVETFLGPQVDSTDAMVDQVDELLLQYGRCERGDVVVITAGSPPGVSGSTNLVRVHHIGEDDSPK; encoded by the coding sequence ATGCGCCGAGCAAAGATCGTCTGCACCCTGGGCCCCGCCACCGACTCCTACGACCAGATCAAGGACCTGGTCGACGCCGGAATGGACGTCGCCCGCTTCAACCTCAGCCACGGCAGCTACGCCGAGCACGAGGAGCGGTACCACCGCGTCCGCAAGGCCTCCGACGAGACCGGCCGCAGCGTCGGCCTCCTCGCCGACCTTCAGGGCCCGAAGATCCGCCTCGGCCACTTCGGCGAAGGCCCCGTACTCCTTGAACGCGGCGACACCTTCACCATCACGGTGGAGGAGGGAGTGGAGGGCGACCAGCGGCAGTGCGGGACGACGTACGCCGGACTCGCCGGGGACGTGTCCGTGGGCGAGCGGATCCTCGTCGACGACGGCAAGGTCTGCCTCGAGGTCACCTCGGTGGAGGGCCCCCGCGTCCACACCCGGGTGGTCGAGGGCGGCATGGTCTCCGACCACAAGGGACTGAACCTGCCGGGCGTCGCGGTATCGGTCCCCGCGCTCTCCGAGAAGGACGAGGAGGACCTCCGCTGGGCCCTGCGCATGGGCTTCGACGTGATCGCCCTGTCCTTCGTCCGCAGCGGGCGTGACATCGAGGACGTCCACCGGATCATGGACTCGGCAGGACGCCGGGTTCCGGTGATCGCCAAGGTGGAGAAGCCGCAGGCGGTCGACGCCATCGAGGACATCGTGGCGGCCTTCGACGGCATCATGGTGGCCCGCGGCGACCTGGGCGTCGAGATGCCGCTGGAGCAGGTGCCGATCGTCCAGAAGCGCGCGATCAAACTGGCCAAGCGGAACGCGAAGCCGGTGATTGTGGCGACCCAGATGCTCGACTCGATGATCGAGAACTCCCGGCCCACGAGGGCTGAGGCCTCGGACGTCGCCAACGCGGTCATCGACGGCACGGACGCGGTCATGCTGTCCGGTGAGACGAGCGTGGGCAAGTACGCGGTCGAGACGGTCCGGACGATGGCGAAGATCGTCGAGGCGGCTGAGGAGGACATCCTGGCGAAGGGCCTGCCGCCGCTGACGGAACGCAACAAGCCCCGCACCCAGGGAGGGGCTGTCGCCCGGGCGGCGGCGGAGATGGGCGACTTCCTCGGCGCGAAGTTCCTGGTGGCCTTCACCCAGTCGGGCGACACGGTCCGCCGACTGTCCCGGTACCGGTCCCCGATCCCTCTGCTGGCCTTCACGCCCGAGCCGGCGACCCGCTCGCAGCTCAGCCTCACGTGGGGCGTGGAGACGTTCCTGGGCCCGCAGGTCGACTCCACGGACGCGATGGTGGACCAGGTGGATGAGCTGCTGTTGCAGTACGGGCGGTGCGAGAGGGGTGACGTGGTCGTGATCACGGCGGGCTCGCCCCCTGGGGTCTCCGGGTCGACGAACCTGGTCCGGGTGCACCACATCGGGGAGGACGACAGTCCTAAGTAG
- a CDS encoding helix-turn-helix domain-containing protein codes for MNFHGTKVRQKAVTLLRNGAKNAEVARRFNVPMGTVGYWKHQDRAKRGECPGRTPPPCPRCDASLDQLAYAYLLGLYLGDGHIIQNRSMRSPSLSITCAEAHPGLMDECEKAMRSVFPNNSVCRVRRKGCREVKLYSMHLWCLFPQHGPGKKHERIIALEPWQQAIVDDYPWEFIRGLIHSDGCRITNWTARLVAGERKRYEYPRYFFSNKSDDIRRLFTDTLDKVGVEWTTLARGSDPFNISIARKASVALMDTHVGPKH; via the coding sequence ATGAACTTTCACGGTACTAAGGTTCGACAGAAGGCCGTCACGCTGCTTCGCAACGGCGCGAAAAACGCCGAGGTCGCTCGGAGATTCAACGTCCCAATGGGCACCGTCGGCTACTGGAAGCACCAAGACCGCGCGAAACGCGGTGAGTGTCCAGGGCGCACACCGCCGCCGTGCCCCCGATGTGACGCGTCGCTGGATCAGCTGGCCTACGCATATCTGCTGGGCCTGTACCTGGGCGACGGTCACATCATCCAGAATCGCTCGATGCGGTCGCCGAGCCTCTCGATCACCTGCGCCGAAGCGCACCCCGGTCTGATGGACGAGTGCGAGAAGGCGATGAGGTCGGTATTCCCCAACAACTCCGTCTGCCGCGTGCGCCGCAAGGGCTGCCGAGAGGTGAAGCTGTACTCAATGCACCTGTGGTGCCTGTTCCCTCAGCACGGCCCCGGCAAAAAGCACGAGCGCATCATCGCCCTCGAACCCTGGCAGCAGGCCATCGTCGACGATTACCCCTGGGAGTTCATCCGGGGTCTCATCCACTCCGACGGGTGCCGCATCACCAACTGGACGGCCCGACTCGTAGCCGGCGAACGCAAGCGCTACGAATACCCCCGGTACTTCTTCAGCAACAAGTCCGACGACATCCGGCGCCTCTTCACCGACACCCTCGACAAGGTGGGTGTCGAGTGGACGACCCTCGCTCGCGGCAGCGACCCGTTCAACATCTCCATCGCCCGCAAAGCCTCAGTCGCCCTCATGGACACCCACGTAGGCCCCAAACACTGA
- a CDS encoding ANTAR domain-containing response regulator, translated as MTAPESPQPVDAPDDDKSHVPPLTTRVVIAEDEALIRLDLKEMLEEEGYSVVGEAGDGEQAVELAREHKPDLVILDVKMPKLDGISAAEKIAEERIAPVLMLTAFSQRDLVERARDAGAMAYLVKPFSKSDVVPAIEMAVSRFTELRELENEVADLTLRLETRKLVDRAKSILQTSYGLTEPAAFRWIQKTSMDRRMSMQQVAEAVIQDADEKKANKG; from the coding sequence GTGACCGCCCCCGAGTCGCCCCAGCCCGTAGACGCGCCCGACGACGACAAGTCGCACGTGCCTCCGCTGACGACCCGTGTCGTCATCGCCGAGGACGAGGCCCTGATCCGGCTCGACCTCAAAGAGATGCTGGAGGAAGAGGGCTACAGCGTCGTCGGCGAGGCCGGTGACGGTGAGCAGGCCGTCGAGCTCGCCCGTGAGCACAAGCCCGACCTCGTCATCCTCGATGTGAAGATGCCCAAGCTCGATGGCATCTCCGCCGCCGAGAAGATCGCCGAAGAGCGCATCGCGCCCGTCCTCATGCTCACCGCCTTCTCGCAGCGCGACCTCGTCGAGCGGGCGAGGGACGCCGGTGCCATGGCGTACCTCGTGAAGCCGTTCAGCAAGAGCGATGTCGTGCCGGCGATCGAGATGGCCGTGTCCCGGTTCACTGAGCTCAGGGAACTGGAGAACGAGGTCGCCGACCTCACCCTCCGTCTGGAGACCCGCAAGCTCGTCGACCGTGCCAAGTCGATCCTGCAGACGTCGTACGGGCTGACCGAGCCCGCCGCGTTCCGGTGGATCCAGAAGACGTCGATGGACCGCCGTATGTCGATGCAGCAGGTCGCGGAGGCGGTCATCCAGGACGCCGACGAGAAGAAGGCAAACAAGGGCTGA
- a CDS encoding ABC transporter ATP-binding protein: protein MTALLEVEDLRVSYGKIEAVKGISFSVEAGQVVTLIGTNGAGKTTTLRTLSGLLKPTSGKITFDGKPLSGIPAHKIVSFGLAHSPEGRHIFPRLTIFENLQLGAFLRKDKEGIEKDIQRAYDLFPILGERRNQAAGTLSGGEQQMLAMGRALMSQPKLLMLDEPSMGLSPIMMQKIMATIVELKSQGTTILLVEQNAQAALSLADQGHVMEVGNIVLSGTGQDLLHDESVRKAYLGED, encoded by the coding sequence GTGACCGCACTCCTCGAAGTCGAGGACCTCCGGGTCTCCTACGGCAAGATCGAAGCCGTCAAAGGCATCTCCTTCAGCGTCGAAGCCGGCCAGGTCGTCACCCTCATCGGCACCAACGGCGCCGGCAAGACGACGACGCTGCGCACGCTCTCGGGCCTGTTGAAGCCGACATCCGGAAAGATCACGTTCGACGGGAAGCCGCTCAGCGGCATCCCGGCCCACAAGATCGTCTCCTTCGGCCTCGCCCACTCCCCCGAAGGCCGGCACATCTTCCCCCGCCTGACCATCTTCGAGAACCTCCAGCTCGGAGCGTTCCTGAGGAAGGACAAGGAAGGGATCGAGAAGGACATACAGCGCGCCTACGACCTCTTCCCGATCCTGGGAGAGCGCCGCAACCAGGCCGCGGGCACCCTGTCCGGCGGCGAGCAGCAGATGCTCGCCATGGGCCGCGCGCTCATGTCCCAGCCGAAACTCCTCATGCTCGACGAGCCCTCCATGGGCCTCTCGCCGATCATGATGCAGAAGATCATGGCGACCATCGTCGAACTCAAGTCCCAGGGCACGACGATCCTCCTCGTCGAGCAGAACGCCCAGGCCGCCCTCTCCCTGGCCGACCAGGGACACGTCATGGAGGTCGGCAACATCGTCCTCTCCGGCACCGGCCAGGACCTCCTGCACGACGAGTCGGTCCGCAAGGCGTACCTCGGCGAGGACTGA
- a CDS encoding ABC transporter ATP-binding protein, with amino-acid sequence MTTPVLEARNVTMRFGGLTAVRSVDFTVNAGEIVGLIGPNGAGKTTFFNCLTGLYVPTEGTVSYKGTVLPPKPHLVTKAGIARTFQNIRLFANMTVLENVLVGRHTRTKEGLWSALLRGPGFKKAEKASEERAMELLEFIGLAGKRDHLARNLPYGEQRKLEIARALASEPGLLLLDEPTAGMNPQETRATEELVFAIRDKGIAVLLIEHDMRFVFNLSDRVAVLVQGEKLVEGTSEVVQADERVIAAYLGEPFDGDPGTAEAAEVDAAEAGTTSTKGEGQ; translated from the coding sequence ATGACGACACCTGTACTCGAGGCCCGCAACGTCACCATGCGCTTCGGCGGCCTCACCGCCGTCCGCTCGGTCGACTTCACCGTCAACGCGGGCGAGATCGTCGGCCTCATCGGCCCCAACGGCGCCGGCAAGACGACCTTCTTCAACTGCCTCACCGGGCTGTACGTCCCCACCGAGGGCACCGTCTCCTACAAAGGCACCGTCCTCCCGCCCAAGCCCCACCTCGTCACCAAGGCCGGCATCGCCCGCACCTTCCAGAACATCCGCCTCTTCGCCAACATGACGGTCCTCGAGAACGTCCTCGTAGGCCGCCACACGCGGACCAAGGAAGGCCTCTGGTCGGCGCTGCTCCGCGGCCCCGGCTTCAAGAAGGCGGAGAAGGCCAGCGAAGAACGCGCCATGGAACTCCTCGAGTTCATCGGCCTCGCCGGCAAGCGCGACCACCTCGCCCGCAACCTCCCCTACGGCGAACAGCGCAAGCTCGAGATCGCCCGAGCCCTGGCCTCCGAGCCCGGCCTGCTCCTGCTCGACGAGCCCACGGCCGGCATGAACCCCCAGGAGACGCGGGCGACCGAGGAACTGGTCTTCGCCATCCGCGACAAGGGCATCGCCGTCCTCCTCATCGAGCACGACATGCGCTTCGTCTTCAACCTCTCCGACCGCGTCGCCGTCCTCGTCCAGGGCGAAAAACTCGTCGAAGGCACCTCCGAGGTCGTCCAGGCCGACGAACGCGTCATCGCCGCCTACCTCGGAGAACCCTTCGACGGCGACCCCGGCACGGCGGAAGCCGCCGAGGTCGACGCAGCCGAAGCGGGCACCACCAGCACCAAGGGAGAAGGCCAGTGA
- a CDS encoding branched-chain amino acid ABC transporter permease encodes MTDTITRGLIPLPLAAARALLLAGGIATAASAFLAWTWTSEFPGDLTITGYPGGLQWLTFIAGLLITVFALAAYDIPGLRALIPARNNAPLVLTALGGFGVTWYTIVSIAAELGGLANLEPGGWVAAIASLLPVIGAFALPETRTANAKGNVKAYLAKPDRIPAPAPISPWVERAIITLATIVGLAVFTYGIDTEYGELFVGYLIVVVFAVWALHTAGLMDRFSRIVARNRSFTLAMGFAAAIAFPFTQTDDHYANIGVNILIFGTVALGLNIVVGLAGLLDLGYVAFLGVGAYTAALVSGSEFSRFSGVHFPFWAAALAGAAASLIFGVLIGAPTLRLRGDYLAIVTLGFGEIFRIAVNNMDGESGPDITNGPNGIPSIPDLNFFGFNLGEAHDIAGFTIGRFANYYLLMVLIMAIVVLVYTRAADSRIGRSWIAIREDETAATAMGINGFRVKLIAFALGAALAGLAGTVSAHVTYSVVPTPYQFAGSTPPNSAFLLAAVVLGGMGTVAGPILGAALLYLLPEKLVFLQDKSLLAFGIALILLMRFRPEGIIANRRRQLEFHETGQLDVPETTTLSGEPTAVTKAGA; translated from the coding sequence ATGACCGACACCATCACCCGCGGCCTGATCCCGCTGCCCCTCGCAGCCGCCCGCGCGCTCCTCCTCGCCGGCGGCATCGCCACCGCCGCCTCCGCCTTCCTCGCCTGGACCTGGACCAGCGAGTTCCCCGGCGACCTCACCATCACCGGCTACCCCGGCGGCCTCCAGTGGCTGACCTTCATCGCCGGCCTCCTCATCACGGTGTTCGCCCTCGCGGCCTACGACATCCCCGGCCTGCGCGCCCTCATCCCCGCCCGCAACAACGCCCCCCTGGTGCTCACCGCCCTCGGCGGCTTCGGCGTCACCTGGTACACGATCGTCTCGATCGCCGCCGAACTCGGCGGACTCGCCAACCTCGAACCGGGCGGCTGGGTCGCGGCCATCGCCTCCCTCCTCCCCGTCATCGGCGCCTTCGCCCTCCCCGAGACCCGCACCGCGAACGCCAAGGGCAACGTCAAGGCATACCTCGCCAAGCCCGACCGCATCCCCGCCCCCGCCCCCATCAGCCCCTGGGTCGAGCGCGCGATCATCACCCTCGCCACCATCGTCGGCCTGGCCGTCTTCACCTACGGCATCGACACCGAGTACGGCGAGCTGTTCGTCGGCTACCTCATCGTCGTCGTCTTCGCCGTCTGGGCCCTGCACACCGCGGGCCTCATGGACCGCTTCTCCCGGATCGTCGCCCGCAACCGCAGCTTCACGCTCGCCATGGGCTTCGCCGCCGCGATCGCGTTCCCCTTCACCCAGACCGACGACCACTACGCCAACATCGGCGTCAACATCCTGATCTTCGGAACCGTCGCCCTGGGCCTCAACATCGTCGTCGGCCTCGCGGGCCTCCTCGACCTCGGATACGTCGCCTTCCTCGGCGTCGGCGCCTACACCGCCGCCCTCGTCTCCGGCTCCGAGTTCTCCCGCTTCTCCGGCGTCCACTTCCCCTTCTGGGCCGCCGCCCTCGCCGGCGCCGCCGCATCGCTCATCTTCGGCGTCCTCATCGGCGCCCCCACCCTGCGACTGCGCGGCGACTACCTCGCCATCGTCACCCTCGGCTTCGGAGAGATCTTCCGCATCGCCGTCAACAACATGGACGGCGAATCCGGCCCCGACATCACCAACGGCCCCAACGGCATCCCGTCGATCCCGGACCTCAACTTCTTCGGGTTCAACCTCGGCGAGGCACACGACATCGCCGGCTTCACCATCGGCCGCTTCGCCAACTACTACCTGCTCATGGTGCTGATCATGGCCATCGTGGTCCTGGTCTACACCCGCGCCGCCGACTCCCGCATCGGCCGCTCCTGGATCGCCATCCGCGAGGACGAGACCGCCGCCACCGCCATGGGCATCAACGGCTTCCGCGTCAAGCTCATCGCCTTCGCCCTCGGCGCCGCCCTCGCCGGCCTCGCCGGCACCGTCAGCGCCCACGTCACCTACAGCGTCGTCCCGACGCCGTACCAGTTCGCGGGCTCGACACCCCCCAACTCGGCCTTCCTCCTGGCCGCGGTGGTCCTCGGCGGCATGGGCACGGTGGCCGGCCCCATCCTCGGCGCCGCACTCCTCTACCTGCTGCCCGAGAAGCTCGTCTTCCTCCAGGACAAGTCGCTGCTGGCCTTCGGCATCGCCCTCATCCTGCTGATGCGCTTCCGCCCCGAAGGCATCATCGCCAACCGCCGCCGACAGCTCGAATTCCACGAGACCGGCCAACTCGACGTACCAGAGACAACAACACTGTCCGGCGAACCGACCGCCGTCACCAAGGCCGGGGCGTGA
- a CDS encoding branched-chain amino acid ABC transporter permease, with protein MNTLPQQLANGLLLGSMYGLIAIGYTMVYGIVQLINFAHGEIFMTGAFGAFTVYFYILPDGVSMAVAVPLMLVGGGIVAILIAVGAERFAYRPLRGAPRLAPLITAIGLSLALQEVVRNFYPHADRAVAFPGLDATHEIGSVTIKDADIFLIVAAIVCMSALAFFVRKSRTGRAMQATAQDPDTAQLMGIDTNRIIVIAFAIGGFFAAVAAVAYGLKYGNIDYRMGFLMGLKAFTAAVLGGIGNIYGAMLGGLVLGVAETLASAYIDGIPGMDKLGGQSWANVWAFALLIIVLLVRPQGLLGERVADRA; from the coding sequence GTGAACACCCTGCCGCAGCAGCTGGCCAACGGGCTGCTTCTGGGCTCGATGTACGGGCTGATCGCCATCGGCTACACGATGGTGTACGGCATCGTCCAGCTCATCAACTTCGCGCACGGCGAGATCTTCATGACCGGCGCCTTCGGGGCCTTCACGGTCTACTTCTACATCCTTCCCGACGGCGTCTCGATGGCCGTCGCCGTCCCCCTGATGCTCGTCGGCGGCGGCATCGTCGCGATCCTCATCGCGGTCGGAGCGGAACGGTTCGCCTACCGGCCCCTGCGCGGAGCACCACGGCTCGCACCGCTCATCACCGCGATCGGCCTCTCCCTGGCCCTCCAGGAAGTCGTCCGCAACTTCTACCCGCACGCGGACCGCGCCGTCGCCTTCCCCGGCCTCGACGCCACCCACGAGATCGGCTCCGTCACCATCAAGGACGCCGACATCTTCCTGATCGTCGCCGCGATCGTCTGCATGTCCGCGCTCGCCTTCTTCGTCCGCAAGTCCCGCACCGGCCGCGCCATGCAGGCCACCGCCCAGGACCCGGACACCGCACAGCTCATGGGCATCGACACCAACCGCATCATCGTCATCGCCTTCGCCATCGGCGGCTTCTTCGCCGCCGTCGCCGCCGTCGCCTACGGCCTCAAGTACGGCAACATCGACTACCGCATGGGCTTCCTGATGGGCCTCAAGGCCTTCACCGCGGCCGTCCTCGGCGGCATCGGCAACATCTACGGCGCCATGCTCGGCGGCCTGGTCCTCGGCGTCGCCGAGACCCTCGCCTCCGCCTACATCGACGGCATCCCCGGCATGGACAAGCTCGGCGGCCAGAGCTGGGCCAACGTCTGGGCCTTCGCGCTCCTCATCATCGTTCTCCTCGTCAGGCCACAAGGCCTGCTCGGCGAACGCGTCGCGGACAGGGCGTGA